A genomic segment from Thermococcus sp. encodes:
- a CDS encoding DUF2095 family protein translates to MDEKKRKRLPDDFAWQEYDREEFEETFPALARELEGWGLPVGAYRSSEGESEEDEEARNFSGYTPTVIDFLRRCETDDEALEVINWMEEHGDISHEMAKRLRVILVHEGVRAFGPKKGWGWYERHRG, encoded by the coding sequence ATGGACGAGAAGAAAAGGAAGAGACTCCCTGATGACTTCGCTTGGCAGGAGTACGACAGGGAGGAGTTTGAGGAGACTTTTCCAGCGCTAGCGAGGGAGCTTGAGGGATGGGGCCTTCCGGTGGGCGCCTACCGCTCGTCTGAGGGGGAATCAGAGGAAGATGAAGAGGCTAGGAACTTCTCGGGCTATACTCCAACGGTTATAGACTTCCTCAGGAGGTGCGAGACGGACGACGAGGCCCTTGAGGTGATCAACTGGATGGAGGAGCACGGTGATATAAGCCACGAGATGGCTAAGAGACTGCGCGTAATCCTTGTCCATGAGGGCGTTAGGGCCTTCGGCCCGAAGAAAGGATGGGGCTGGTACGAGAGGCACAGGGGCTGA
- a CDS encoding DUF123 domain-containing protein, with protein MKGSYFLVIRLDGDKIVRTKAREFPLGKGYYVYVGSAMNSLEKRVKRHFSKEKRLHWHIDYLLKEAELLRAYLIPSKDRLEERLSLEVSRFGQPVEGFGAGDVRVSTNLYRFEEKPDEVLMGILEELSLKWKRVKSEEEIRKFGGRR; from the coding sequence ATGAAGGGGTCTTACTTCCTCGTGATACGGCTTGACGGTGACAAAATCGTAAGAACAAAGGCCCGGGAGTTCCCGCTGGGGAAGGGTTACTACGTCTATGTCGGCTCGGCTATGAACTCCCTCGAAAAAAGGGTTAAGAGGCACTTCTCGAAGGAGAAAAGGCTCCACTGGCACATCGACTATCTTCTAAAAGAGGCGGAGCTGCTCAGGGCATACCTAATTCCAAGCAAGGATAGGCTTGAAGAGAGGCTGTCTCTGGAAGTTTCACGCTTCGGCCAGCCTGTTGAGGGCTTCGGCGCCGGCGACGTTAGGGTGAGCACGAATCTCTACCGGTTTGAGGAGAAGCCGGATGAAGTCCTGATGGGAATTCTTGAGGAGCTTAGCCTGAAGTGGAAAAGGGTTAAAAGTGAGGAAGAGATTAGGAAGTTCGGTGGAAGAAGATGA
- a CDS encoding geranylgeranylglyceryl/heptaprenylglyceryl phosphate synthase: protein MKLQLGKVEKYIHEKLKKEKLHFVLLDPDDVDPETAGKIAEMSEKIGADAIMIGGSTGAEGEVLDDVVRAIKESSSLPTILFPGSHGGISRYADAIFFMSLLNSRNPFFITGAQALGAFQVKRYGIEPIPMAYLIIEPGETVGWVGDARPIPRHKPKIAAAYALAGRYLGMRLVYLEAGSGAEKPVPPEMISIVRKVIDVPLIVGGGIKTGEQARAAVKAGADIVVTGTAIEKAGSLEMARKKLEELNRGIKG from the coding sequence ATGAAGCTTCAGCTTGGGAAGGTCGAGAAGTATATCCACGAAAAGCTCAAAAAGGAGAAGCTCCACTTCGTTCTCCTCGACCCAGATGACGTTGACCCAGAAACGGCCGGGAAGATAGCGGAGATGAGTGAGAAGATAGGTGCCGATGCGATAATGATAGGCGGTTCTACTGGTGCGGAAGGGGAAGTTTTAGACGATGTCGTTAGGGCAATTAAGGAGTCATCATCACTGCCAACGATACTCTTCCCCGGCTCCCACGGCGGGATAAGCAGGTACGCTGATGCAATATTCTTCATGAGCCTGCTCAACTCGCGCAATCCCTTCTTCATCACAGGTGCGCAGGCTTTGGGAGCGTTCCAAGTGAAGCGCTACGGTATAGAGCCAATACCAATGGCATACCTCATAATCGAACCCGGTGAAACCGTCGGCTGGGTCGGCGATGCTAGACCCATCCCGAGACACAAGCCAAAGATAGCGGCTGCCTACGCTCTGGCCGGCCGATACCTCGGGATGCGCCTTGTCTACCTTGAGGCCGGTAGCGGGGCAGAGAAGCCGGTTCCCCCTGAGATGATTTCCATCGTGAGAAAAGTCATAGACGTCCCGCTGATAGTAGGGGGTGGCATAAAAACCGGGGAGCAGGCAAGGGCCGCTGTGAAAGCCGGGGCCGACATCGTTGTCACGGGGACGGCGATAGAGAAGGCCGGTTCTCTGGAAATGGCCAGGAAAAAGCTTGAGGAACTCAACAGGGGAATAAAAGGATGA
- a CDS encoding magnesium transporter: protein MTVVKAALGTSETFRGKLRDAFLLSFPALFLCLIFDFVGGAVLGKNWDTIMNYFPILVFIMPGLMDLRGNIFSALASRFTTKLNLGLIDSVRDPEVTTQIVMAILSSKIPLIVLWVVGLFIVHNIFQDVIVLLMVIASAIFIGVLLGYGTAFITIIPFKRGYDPDLIAAPLISSMADLITMPTMVYFALLYLNNKGAFYLLAFSMLAVLIFLAFKARFKKEHKRAFGELAAVIGAMSLIETVTGGLLVTYQQVINAVIIVSVMWPSVNDSMGNFGSIIAAKVSTKIHLKGAKAVRSRETLYDFIALLIIAPIIGYLTNLISMWVVVHYIHRPARILWNFVLGFPLIILMAMLIGLVVALLADRYNWDPDNVAIPVVTTLSDVIGTMFLIWVALSAM from the coding sequence ATGACGGTAGTAAAGGCCGCGCTTGGAACCTCAGAAACGTTCAGAGGCAAGCTCAGGGACGCGTTCCTTCTCTCGTTCCCGGCGCTGTTCCTGTGCCTGATATTTGACTTCGTAGGCGGTGCTGTTCTCGGTAAGAACTGGGACACGATAATGAACTACTTCCCGATACTTGTGTTCATAATGCCGGGTTTGATGGACCTCCGCGGCAACATTTTCTCCGCCCTGGCGTCTCGTTTCACGACGAAGCTCAACCTCGGTCTCATCGATAGCGTCCGCGATCCCGAGGTTACAACCCAGATAGTCATGGCCATCCTGAGCAGCAAGATACCCCTCATAGTCCTCTGGGTCGTTGGCCTGTTCATCGTCCACAACATCTTCCAGGACGTTATAGTCCTCCTGATGGTCATAGCCTCTGCGATATTCATCGGGGTCCTCCTCGGCTACGGAACGGCCTTCATAACGATCATTCCCTTCAAGAGGGGCTACGATCCGGACCTGATAGCGGCCCCCCTCATAAGCTCGATGGCTGACCTCATAACGATGCCCACGATGGTCTACTTTGCGCTCCTCTACCTGAACAACAAGGGGGCTTTTTACCTGCTGGCATTCTCGATGCTGGCGGTTCTTATCTTCCTGGCATTCAAGGCCCGCTTCAAGAAGGAGCACAAGAGGGCCTTTGGCGAGCTCGCGGCGGTCATCGGTGCAATGTCCCTTATAGAAACCGTCACAGGCGGCCTGCTCGTCACCTACCAGCAGGTCATCAACGCCGTCATAATCGTCAGCGTCATGTGGCCGAGCGTCAACGACAGCATGGGCAACTTCGGCTCCATAATAGCGGCGAAGGTTTCAACGAAGATACACCTCAAGGGTGCCAAGGCCGTCAGGAGCAGGGAAACCCTCTACGACTTCATCGCCCTTCTCATCATCGCCCCCATAATAGGCTACCTGACGAACCTGATCTCGATGTGGGTGGTGGTTCACTACATCCACAGGCCGGCCAGGATACTCTGGAACTTCGTGCTCGGGTTCCCTCTGATAATCCTCATGGCCATGCTCATCGGGCTGGTCGTGGCACTCCTGGCGGACAGGTACAACTGGGACCCCGACAACGTGGCGATACCGGTAGTTACGACGCTCAGCGATGTTATAGGGACGATGTTCCTCATCTGGGTGGCACTGAGCGCCATGTAA
- a CDS encoding cellulase family glycosylhydrolase, whose product MKKAIGVLVITTLLLVFFTWNTGEHRGKGTSSGDVKTSGGSSITAVEYQRMLGVGINVDWMAFAKVNHYYFHWRSSGVNIPEYFKEKGFSNVRIRVSEDVVANRTALLQLGEIVNDTLKAGLIPIITYTAPELRENPTSKSAQEHFVEWWRTVAEYFRGYPYTLSYDLLIESSGAIKTHPEILNAVYSQTIQEIRAIDPYRLVFVTPPYTSSPFYLNDLHVTNDGYTLAEWHIYASGPKKCAYNESYIENAISSALNWSRKTGIPTWFGAWRPNCYLKGGGNGNEPLCPMGLELNFTRTMVSALSKAGIPYDINADVHFFDISNLTWYKSQEKALEIILHPQRTAR is encoded by the coding sequence ATGAAGAAAGCAATTGGCGTGCTAGTAATTACTACACTCCTCCTGGTGTTCTTTACCTGGAACACTGGCGAGCATCGTGGAAAGGGAACTTCCTCAGGGGATGTCAAAACCTCGGGTGGAAGCTCGATAACCGCCGTCGAATACCAGAGAATGCTGGGCGTGGGCATAAACGTGGACTGGATGGCCTTTGCGAAGGTTAACCACTACTACTTCCACTGGCGCTCAAGTGGAGTGAATATTCCAGAGTATTTCAAAGAGAAGGGCTTCTCCAACGTCAGGATTAGAGTGAGCGAGGACGTCGTTGCGAACAGGACTGCACTCCTCCAGCTCGGCGAAATCGTTAACGACACCTTGAAGGCCGGGTTGATTCCCATAATAACCTACACGGCCCCAGAGCTGAGGGAGAACCCCACGAGCAAATCCGCGCAGGAGCACTTCGTTGAGTGGTGGAGGACCGTCGCCGAGTACTTCAGGGGTTATCCCTACACCCTCTCCTACGACCTGCTCATAGAGTCGAGCGGGGCCATCAAAACCCACCCGGAGATCCTTAACGCGGTTTACAGCCAAACAATACAGGAGATAAGGGCGATAGACCCTTACAGGCTGGTTTTCGTCACGCCGCCGTACACTTCAAGCCCCTTCTATTTAAACGACCTCCACGTCACGAACGATGGTTATACCTTAGCGGAATGGCACATCTACGCATCCGGACCAAAGAAGTGCGCATACAACGAGAGCTACATTGAAAACGCAATTTCAAGCGCCCTGAACTGGTCGCGGAAAACCGGAATTCCCACGTGGTTCGGGGCGTGGAGGCCAAACTGTTACCTGAAAGGTGGAGGAAACGGGAATGAACCGCTGTGCCCGATGGGACTCGAACTGAACTTCACCAGGACCATGGTTTCAGCCCTCTCCAAAGCCGGAATCCCCTATGACATCAATGCGGACGTTCACTTCTTCGACATCTCGAACCTAACGTGGTATAAAAGCCAGGAGAAGGCTCTTGAGATTATCCTCCATCCTCAACGTACGGCGCGGTGA
- a CDS encoding DEAD/DEAH box helicase — MGYLRRDSIEPRVYQEVIYARCKERNCLVVLPTGLGKTLIAMLIADYRLSNYNGKVLFLAPTKPLAVQHTEDFKRLFDLPQESINVLTGELSPEKRKKLWEESIVITATPQTVENDILTGRISLEDVVLLVIDEAHRAVGSYSYVFIAKEYLKAAKHPLVLGLTASPGSDEEKIREIVKNLRVEHVEMRTESSPDVKPYVQKIAFEWIKVELPEIYKEVRSLLREMLKESLKPLAHFKLVSTYSPEVSKREVLQAGSKINQEVARGNYEIGRLRMHQAKAIKLLHAIELLETQGLTALRAYLKKLREDKRAKSSRELMEDPRMRRVVYLLVQANESGIDHPKMEKLMELVRKQLERKQNSKIIVFTNYRDTGRKIVEELGEMGVSVERFIGQASRGKDRGMSQKEQKEVLEAFSRGEFNVLVATSVGEEGLDVPEVDLVVFYEPVPSAIRSIQRRGRTGRHRPGKVVVLMAKGTRDEAYYWSSKRKERGMFEAIKKIARELEKERPKEKNPKIREKVSGSAEMGRGKITPLDSFLKPKQEEKEELSKAVKEESPKMEKGSKVEKDKKEAGKIPEEDKELPIKPIFVRKPKGIVVYVDSRELRSGVPKLLKELGAEVEVRTLDVADYVVSEEVGIERKSANDFIQSIIDGRLFDQVERLKKAYEKPVIIIEGELYGIRNVHPNAIRGAITAVTLDWGVPILFSSTKEETAGFIYLMAKREQEERKKEVRLRSEKKALTLSERQRLIVEGLPNVSATLAKRLLRHFGNVERVFTATEEELKEVEGIGEKKAREIRRVITAPYVEDGG, encoded by the coding sequence ATGGGTTACCTCAGGAGAGATTCAATCGAACCGCGCGTCTATCAGGAAGTCATCTACGCGAGGTGCAAGGAGCGCAACTGCCTCGTCGTCCTTCCGACTGGACTGGGGAAGACGCTCATAGCGATGCTGATAGCGGACTACAGGTTATCGAATTACAACGGGAAGGTTCTCTTTTTGGCTCCGACGAAACCCCTTGCAGTTCAGCATACGGAGGATTTTAAAAGGCTCTTTGACCTTCCACAGGAGAGTATAAACGTCCTGACTGGAGAACTGTCGCCTGAAAAGAGGAAAAAGCTCTGGGAGGAGAGCATTGTCATTACCGCAACACCTCAGACCGTGGAAAACGATATCCTAACGGGCAGGATTTCTCTGGAAGATGTGGTTCTGCTTGTTATAGACGAGGCCCACCGCGCGGTTGGAAGCTACTCCTACGTCTTCATTGCTAAGGAGTATTTGAAAGCAGCCAAACATCCGCTCGTTTTGGGATTGACAGCATCTCCAGGGAGCGATGAGGAGAAAATACGCGAGATAGTGAAGAACCTCAGGGTGGAGCACGTAGAGATGAGAACCGAAAGCTCGCCCGATGTCAAACCCTACGTCCAAAAGATCGCCTTTGAGTGGATTAAAGTCGAACTTCCGGAGATTTACAAGGAGGTCCGCTCCCTCCTGAGGGAGATGCTGAAGGAGAGCCTCAAACCGCTTGCCCACTTCAAGCTCGTCTCAACCTACTCACCCGAGGTCTCCAAGAGGGAGGTTCTCCAAGCCGGTTCAAAGATCAACCAAGAGGTTGCAAGGGGAAACTACGAAATCGGGAGGCTGAGGATGCATCAGGCCAAGGCCATAAAGCTCCTCCACGCGATAGAACTCCTTGAAACGCAGGGATTAACCGCTCTAAGGGCCTACCTCAAAAAGCTCCGTGAGGATAAGAGGGCTAAGTCGAGCAGGGAACTCATGGAGGACCCGCGCATGAGGAGGGTGGTCTATCTCCTAGTTCAGGCGAATGAGAGCGGAATCGACCACCCGAAGATGGAAAAACTGATGGAGCTGGTGAGGAAGCAGCTCGAGAGAAAGCAGAACTCCAAGATAATTGTCTTCACCAACTACCGCGACACTGGAAGGAAAATCGTTGAGGAGCTTGGGGAGATGGGGGTCTCAGTGGAACGTTTCATAGGGCAGGCCAGCAGGGGAAAGGATAGGGGAATGAGCCAGAAGGAGCAGAAAGAAGTCCTTGAAGCTTTTTCTAGGGGAGAGTTCAACGTCCTCGTTGCCACAAGCGTTGGCGAGGAAGGCCTCGACGTCCCTGAGGTTGACCTCGTAGTTTTCTACGAGCCTGTGCCTTCAGCGATAAGGAGCATCCAACGTCGTGGTAGAACGGGCAGGCACAGACCTGGAAAGGTCGTCGTTCTGATGGCGAAGGGAACGAGGGATGAAGCATATTACTGGAGTTCAAAGCGGAAGGAGAGGGGCATGTTTGAAGCGATAAAAAAAATCGCCCGGGAGCTTGAGAAGGAGAGGCCGAAAGAGAAGAACCCTAAAATAAGGGAAAAAGTTTCGGGGAGTGCCGAGATGGGTAGGGGAAAGATAACCCCGCTGGACTCGTTCCTGAAGCCAAAACAGGAGGAGAAAGAAGAACTCTCAAAGGCAGTGAAAGAAGAGAGTCCAAAGATGGAAAAAGGTTCCAAAGTTGAAAAGGATAAAAAGGAAGCCGGAAAGATCCCGGAAGAAGACAAAGAACTTCCCATAAAGCCGATTTTTGTGAGGAAACCAAAGGGTATCGTTGTTTACGTCGATTCACGTGAGCTTAGGAGCGGGGTTCCGAAGCTTCTGAAGGAACTCGGAGCGGAAGTCGAGGTTAGAACGCTGGATGTTGCTGACTACGTTGTCAGCGAAGAGGTGGGAATAGAGAGGAAGAGCGCCAACGACTTCATACAGTCCATAATCGATGGCAGGCTCTTTGACCAGGTGGAACGCCTGAAAAAAGCCTATGAGAAACCGGTGATAATCATCGAGGGCGAGCTTTACGGCATCAGGAACGTCCACCCGAACGCAATAAGAGGGGCAATAACTGCCGTAACCCTCGACTGGGGCGTTCCAATACTCTTCTCCTCGACCAAAGAGGAAACGGCGGGTTTCATATACTTAATGGCCAAACGTGAGCAGGAGGAGCGGAAGAAGGAGGTTCGCCTGAGGAGCGAGAAGAAAGCTTTAACCCTCTCTGAGAGGCAGAGGCTTATAGTCGAGGGTCTTCCGAATGTCTCGGCGACTCTGGCGAAGAGGCTTTTGAGGCACTTCGGCAACGTGGAGCGGGTCTTTACAGCAACCGAGGAGGAACTAAAGGAGGTCGAGGGCATAGGCGAGAAAAAGGCCAGGGAGATCAGGAGGGTCATCACCGCGCCGTACGTTGAGGATGGAGGATAA
- a CDS encoding DUF5658 family protein, translating into MRVSTRWFLILFLVASVADFTTTIYGIRFGFSEANPVLAARLGNLWMFTLTYLVYTVVGLALLWFTLKMTKFSPVFGIFAGFFVLLKTLPAVNNSLLLAGIQPTSFAFTAVRWLLRLV; encoded by the coding sequence ATGAGAGTATCAACTCGGTGGTTTTTGATTCTCTTTCTCGTTGCCTCAGTGGCGGATTTCACAACCACCATCTATGGAATCCGCTTTGGCTTTTCAGAGGCCAATCCAGTTCTCGCCGCTAGATTGGGGAACCTTTGGATGTTCACCCTTACGTACCTGGTGTACACTGTTGTTGGTCTAGCACTTCTGTGGTTCACCCTGAAGATGACCAAGTTCTCTCCCGTGTTTGGGATATTTGCGGGGTTTTTCGTGCTCCTCAAGACCCTCCCAGCCGTCAATAACTCCCTCTTACTCGCAGGAATTCAACCGACGTCGTTCGCCTTCACTGCCGTCCGGTGGCTTCTCAGGCTCGTATGA
- a CDS encoding ScpA family protein, protein MEARREEEITPVDILLQLVTMGKVDPWNIDIVDLTEKYIERLREMKDLDLRVSARAILAASILVRMKSEALLHEDEEEEEEQHEERLRVEVEPLAPPLRRMERYYTFDDLLDALMDALEEAERKKPRKRKKIEIEEEVFVVEDFRVDIQKHVNRLHEIVVRMYGETGSPIRFWDLVFDPTPKYVARTFLYLLFLSNMGKVELIQEEPFGEILVVPIEESA, encoded by the coding sequence ATGGAGGCACGAAGGGAAGAGGAGATAACGCCCGTTGACATCCTCCTCCAGCTCGTCACTATGGGCAAGGTCGACCCCTGGAACATCGACATAGTCGACCTCACCGAGAAGTACATCGAGAGACTGCGTGAGATGAAGGACCTCGACCTGAGGGTTTCGGCTAGGGCTATCCTAGCCGCTTCGATACTAGTGAGGATGAAGAGCGAGGCTTTGCTCCACGAGGATGAGGAGGAAGAGGAAGAGCAACACGAGGAGCGCCTGAGGGTCGAGGTCGAGCCTCTCGCACCTCCGTTGAGGAGGATGGAGCGCTACTACACCTTTGACGACCTGCTTGACGCTTTAATGGACGCCCTTGAGGAAGCAGAGAGGAAGAAGCCACGGAAGCGGAAGAAGATTGAAATAGAAGAGGAGGTCTTCGTCGTTGAGGACTTCCGCGTTGACATCCAGAAGCACGTCAACAGGCTCCATGAGATAGTGGTCAGGATGTACGGTGAGACCGGCTCGCCGATACGCTTCTGGGACCTCGTCTTCGACCCGACGCCAAAGTACGTGGCAAGAACATTCCTCTACCTGCTCTTCCTCTCAAATATGGGGAAGGTTGAACTCATCCAGGAGGAGCCTTTTGGTGAAATCCTCGTCGTTCCTATTGAGGAAAGCGCGTAG
- the smc gene encoding chromosome segregation protein SMC: protein MPYIEKIEMKGFKSYGNRKVVVPFSKGFTAIVGANGSGKSNIGDAVLFVLGGLSAKAMRATRISDLIFAGTKSEPPAKYAEVAMYFNNEDRGFPVDEDEVVVKRRVYPDGRSTYWLNGKRTSRSDILDVLSAAMISPEGYNLVLQGDITKFIKMSPTERRLLIDEISGIAEYDSKKEKAMAELKQAEENLARVDLLIREVKAQLDKLEKERNDALRYLDLKDRVEKAKVTLLLGEVRRLENLIGESNLRNKELGAEIAAVEARLKEVAKEIVAKEKELSAVEGELEEKSEDGILEVTRRISEVKSKIELAKRNIENAEKEIEESQRRMAKAKEDLKKVSGEVKKSRSAITRWSKRKEKLITEIKEKEVVKNELVVKLGEIDRSFAVAKEDFDKVVAELEEAKKELYMHEGDIKKFGEEIERAKAKIAQNNAKRMTLKSRIEEARKSLESKRSELDDVEEKISRAEARLRKAEKELGETTKALEKVEGERAKAKEELIKAEAQREVRGNRAVEFIKGSNIPSLYGTLGELITVTDEKYALAVEVALGGNYDNVVVEDDRVAERAIKLLKEKKLGRLTFLPLNKIKSRSMREKPALGVPAIDVVHYDPRFRNAVAYALGDTLIVEDMDEARSVGIGKIRMVTLGGELLERSGAITGGHYRPRGRLGVNVEEIRKRVEKMEREKEALESAVNALKLEVRGLENELFNLRMKKSDLSKDLQVVQKEMERLLAEDKALSEEVGENERLIKALEERIHGVKGEMAKLRGRIERLEKKREKLKKALENPEARELNQRIREVEAEISKLQTELSKVESKLESLEARINEELLPRKADLEEEVEGLVNRINALKANIEENRKAIDEYETELGELKKAEENVKDELKELRERREELRNEIVELRSEKDELSAKLQELRVEANTLKIKLAQYEGALAERREELKQYDSKIIRSITEIPLELDALREQIIKMEEEIRSLEPVNMKAIEDFEVVERRYLELKSKREQVVAEKESIEEFIGEIEGQKKQVFLQTLNAIARNFSELFGKLSPGGDAKLTLENEEDPFAGGLEVEARPAGREVKRIESMSGGEKAIIALAFIFAIQRYKPAPFYLLDEIDAHLDDANVKRVADLIRESSQNSQFIIMTHRDVMMANADRIIGVSMRNGVSKVVSLSLEKARKILAQIREKNEEEHREMFGRVEG from the coding sequence ATGCCTTACATTGAAAAGATTGAAATGAAGGGCTTCAAATCCTACGGTAACAGAAAGGTTGTGGTTCCATTCTCAAAGGGATTCACTGCGATAGTCGGTGCCAACGGTTCTGGAAAGAGCAACATAGGTGATGCCGTTCTTTTCGTTCTCGGCGGGCTTTCGGCCAAAGCAATGCGCGCGACGAGGATAAGCGACCTCATCTTCGCCGGAACTAAGAGCGAGCCTCCCGCGAAGTACGCTGAAGTGGCTATGTACTTCAACAACGAGGATAGGGGATTTCCCGTTGATGAGGATGAAGTTGTCGTTAAGAGGCGCGTTTATCCAGATGGCAGAAGCACCTACTGGCTCAACGGTAAGAGGACGAGCAGGAGCGATATACTTGACGTTCTGAGTGCCGCGATGATATCGCCGGAGGGATACAACCTCGTCCTGCAGGGTGATATCACGAAGTTCATCAAGATGTCCCCCACCGAGAGGAGGCTCCTCATCGATGAGATCTCTGGAATAGCCGAGTACGATTCCAAGAAGGAGAAGGCAATGGCTGAGCTGAAGCAGGCCGAGGAGAACCTCGCGCGTGTTGATCTGCTCATAAGGGAGGTAAAGGCCCAGCTCGACAAGCTTGAGAAGGAGCGCAACGACGCCCTTCGCTACCTCGACTTGAAAGACAGAGTGGAGAAGGCTAAGGTTACGCTCCTCCTCGGGGAGGTAAGGAGGCTTGAGAACCTCATAGGAGAGAGTAACCTTCGAAACAAGGAACTTGGGGCCGAGATAGCAGCGGTTGAAGCCAGGCTCAAGGAAGTTGCAAAGGAAATAGTCGCAAAGGAGAAGGAGCTGAGTGCAGTTGAGGGAGAGCTTGAAGAGAAGAGCGAGGACGGCATACTCGAGGTAACGAGGAGGATAAGCGAGGTTAAATCCAAGATCGAGCTTGCCAAGCGGAATATCGAGAATGCGGAGAAGGAGATAGAGGAGAGCCAGAGACGTATGGCCAAAGCTAAGGAGGATCTGAAGAAGGTCTCCGGAGAGGTAAAGAAGAGCAGGAGCGCGATAACCCGTTGGAGCAAGAGGAAAGAGAAACTCATAACTGAAATCAAGGAGAAGGAGGTCGTCAAGAACGAGCTTGTTGTGAAGCTCGGCGAGATAGACAGGAGCTTTGCCGTGGCGAAGGAGGACTTTGACAAGGTCGTTGCTGAGCTTGAGGAGGCAAAGAAGGAGCTTTACATGCATGAGGGCGACATAAAGAAGTTTGGAGAGGAGATAGAGCGTGCGAAGGCTAAGATAGCTCAGAACAACGCAAAGAGGATGACATTGAAGTCCAGAATTGAGGAAGCTAGGAAATCCCTCGAATCGAAACGCTCCGAACTTGATGATGTTGAGGAGAAGATCTCAAGGGCCGAGGCGAGGCTCAGGAAAGCAGAAAAAGAGCTTGGGGAGACGACAAAAGCTTTGGAAAAGGTCGAGGGGGAGAGGGCCAAGGCAAAGGAGGAGCTGATAAAAGCCGAAGCTCAGAGGGAGGTTCGCGGAAACCGTGCGGTAGAGTTCATCAAGGGGAGCAACATCCCCAGCCTCTACGGCACCCTTGGTGAGCTGATAACCGTCACTGATGAGAAATATGCACTGGCCGTTGAGGTGGCCCTCGGTGGCAACTACGACAACGTTGTTGTGGAGGACGACCGTGTTGCCGAGAGGGCTATAAAGCTCCTCAAGGAAAAGAAGCTTGGAAGGCTTACCTTTCTGCCGCTTAACAAGATAAAGTCGCGCTCGATGCGCGAAAAGCCAGCCCTTGGTGTTCCTGCCATCGACGTAGTCCACTACGATCCGCGCTTCAGGAATGCAGTAGCTTATGCCCTCGGCGACACTCTCATCGTTGAGGACATGGATGAAGCGAGAAGCGTCGGAATAGGTAAAATCAGGATGGTCACCCTCGGTGGTGAACTCCTGGAGAGGAGTGGTGCCATAACCGGCGGCCACTATAGACCCCGCGGAAGGCTTGGGGTAAATGTGGAGGAGATACGGAAGCGCGTTGAAAAGATGGAACGCGAGAAAGAAGCTTTGGAATCCGCGGTAAACGCCCTCAAGCTTGAGGTCAGGGGGCTCGAGAACGAGCTCTTCAACCTGCGCATGAAGAAGAGCGACCTGAGCAAGGACCTTCAGGTCGTCCAAAAGGAGATGGAGAGGCTTCTTGCGGAGGACAAAGCCCTATCGGAGGAGGTTGGGGAGAACGAGAGGCTTATCAAGGCGCTGGAGGAGAGAATCCACGGGGTAAAGGGTGAGATGGCGAAGCTCCGCGGCAGGATAGAGAGGCTGGAGAAAAAGCGCGAGAAGCTCAAGAAAGCCCTCGAGAACCCGGAGGCGAGGGAGCTGAACCAGCGCATTAGGGAGGTCGAGGCCGAGATAAGCAAGCTCCAAACCGAGTTGAGCAAGGTGGAGAGTAAGCTTGAGTCCCTTGAGGCGAGAATAAACGAAGAGCTTCTTCCAAGGAAGGCAGACCTTGAAGAGGAGGTAGAGGGCCTCGTCAACAGAATAAATGCACTGAAGGCTAACATCGAGGAGAACAGAAAGGCCATAGATGAGTACGAGACGGAGCTTGGGGAGCTTAAGAAGGCGGAGGAGAACGTTAAGGATGAGCTTAAGGAACTCCGCGAGAGACGCGAGGAGCTTAGAAACGAGATAGTGGAACTCCGGAGCGAGAAGGATGAGCTTTCGGCAAAACTGCAGGAGCTTCGCGTAGAGGCTAACACACTGAAGATAAAGCTCGCCCAGTATGAAGGTGCACTGGCGGAGAGGCGGGAAGAACTTAAGCAGTATGATTCAAAGATCATACGCTCAATAACGGAGATTCCGCTCGAACTTGACGCCCTCAGGGAGCAGATAATCAAGATGGAGGAGGAGATACGCTCTCTCGAGCCTGTGAACATGAAGGCCATAGAGGACTTTGAGGTGGTCGAGCGCAGATACCTCGAGCTGAAGAGCAAACGCGAGCAGGTCGTCGCTGAGAAGGAAAGCATAGAAGAGTTCATTGGAGAGATAGAGGGTCAGAAGAAGCAGGTATTCCTTCAGACGCTGAATGCCATAGCGAGAAACTTCTCAGAGCTGTTTGGAAAGCTCTCCCCTGGCGGGGATGCAAAGCTCACCCTTGAAAACGAGGAAGATCCATTCGCCGGTGGTCTAGAGGTCGAGGCAAGGCCCGCTGGCAGGGAGGTCAAGAGGATTGAATCCATGAGCGGCGGTGAAAAGGCAATAATAGCCCTCGCTTTTATCTTTGCCATCCAGCGCTACAAGCCCGCTCCGTTCTACCTCCTCGACGAGATAGATGCCCACCTTGACGACGCAAATGTAAAGCGTGTTGCCGACCTCATCAGGGAGTCCTCCCAGAACAGTCAGTTCATAATCATGACCCACCGCGACGTCATGATGGCAAACGCGGATAGGATAATCGGCGTCAGCATGAGAAACGGTGTTTCAAAGGTTGTCTCTCTCAGTCTTGAGAAAGCCAGGAAGATACTCGCCCAGATACGGGAGAAGAACGAGGAGGAGCACAGGGAGATGTTTGGAAGAGTGGAAGGGTGA